The Cucumis melo cultivar AY chromosome 5, USDA_Cmelo_AY_1.0, whole genome shotgun sequence genome has a segment encoding these proteins:
- the LOC107992287 gene encoding aspartic proteinase-like isoform X1, whose amino-acid sequence MYLGYFWGRWFLNAFPVAPFAEAKDFIEATREPSLTFVLAQFDGILGLGFKEISVGDAVPVWYNMVDQNLVKEPVFSFWFNRNADEEQGGEIVFGGVDPDHYKGEHTYVPVTKKGYWQFDMGDVLINGSTTGFCSGGCSALIFVLVKQTEQIS is encoded by the exons ATGTACCTAGGCTATTTTTGGGGCAGATGGTTCTTGAATGCATTTCCAGTAGCACCTTTTGCTGAGGCTAAG GATTTTATCGAGGCAACTAGGGAACCCAGCCTCACGTTTGTACTTGCCCAATTTGATGGCATATTAGGACTTGGCTTTAAAGAGATCTCGGTTGGAGATGCAGTGCCTGTATG GTACAACATGGTTGATCAAAACCTTGTGAAGGAACCTGTTTTCTCTTTTTGGTTTAATCGAAATGCAGATGAGGAACAAGGTGGTGAAATTGTCTTTGGTGGTGTGGATCCTGATCACTACAAGGGGGAACATACATATGTTCCAGTTACTAAAAAGGGATATTGGCAG TTTGATATGGGTGATGTCCTGATCAATGGCAGTACGACTG GATTTTGTTCTGGTGGTTGCTCAGCGTTAATTTTTGTTCTAGTAAAG CAGACTGAACAAATATCTTGA
- the LOC103493248 gene encoding protein DETOXIFICATION 16-like isoform X2, whose product MGGGEEAAPISRATGDSERVDKLFANDIGHVRGASGAASSRRSFHGYFLCFCHWFQSPQWNGQCIRDILWAIIWSKTIPYAWNSLAKSHGCSSSRQFPARRCMVQCRRHSSAAWPRFRDRSGGWPAQNNVLPMTVIAAATAVLHCFVCWGLVFRSGLGNRGAALANAMSYWINAVALAVYVRVSPSCRRTWTGFSSEAFRGIFNFLKLSIPSALMLSLEIWSFEMVVLLSGLLPNPKLETSVLSISLNTAYMIYMIPLGISGAVSTRVSNELGARRSMAAILAGRVAMGMVATEGTMAAIIIIVGRRLWGYSYSTDETMVGYLAQILVLLAILHIFDGIQSILSGITRGCGRQKIGAFINLGAYYLVGIPTSIFLAFFLGIGGKGLWMGIMVAVFLQALFLGILILSTNWDSEVKKAADRVTSFMPENLLE is encoded by the exons ATGGGAGGAGGTGAAGAGGCAGCTCCGATTAGCCGGGCCACTGGTGACAGTGAACGTGTTGATAAGCTGTTTGCAAATGATATCGGTCATGTTCGTGGGGCATCTGGGGCAGCTTCCTCTCGCCGGAGCTTCCATGGCTACTTCCTTTGCTTCTGTCACTGGTTTCAGTCTCCTC AATGGAATGGGCAGTGCATTAGAGACATTCTGTGGGCAATCATATGGAGCAAAACAATACCATATGCTTGGAATTCACTTGCAAAGAGCCATGGTTGTTCTTCTTCTCGTCAGTTTCCCGCTCGCCGTTGTATGGTTCAATGCCGGCGACATTCTTCGGCTGCTTGGCCAAGATTCCGAGATCGCAGCGGAGGCTGGCCG GCCCAGAACAATGTTCTTCCTATGACAGTCATTGCCGCCGCCACCGCGGTGCTCCACTGCTTTGTGTGTTGGGGTTTGGTTTTCCGCTCCGGGTTGGGGAACCGAGGAGCAGCATTGGCCAATGCTATGTCTTACTGGATAAATGCAGTGGCATTGGCGGTTTATGTTAGAGTTTCGCCGTCGTGCCGGAGGACGTGGACTGGATTTTCCAGCGAGGCGTTTCGTGGGATCTTCAACTTCCTTAAACTCTCTATTCCTTCTGCTCTCATGCTCAG TTTGGAGATATGGTCATTTGAGATGGTGGTTTTGTTATCGGGCCTTCTTCCAAATCCAAAGCTTGAAACTTCTGTTCTATCAATCAG CCTCAATACAGCTTACATGATTTACATGATACCCCTTGGAATCAGTGGTGCAGTGAG CACAAGAGTTTCGAATGAACTTGGAGCAAGGAGGTCAATGGCGGCTATCTTAGCAGGACGTGTTGCAATGGGGATGGTGGCAACAGAAGGCACCATGGCTGCTATTATCATCATCGTGGGCAGAAGATTATGGGGTTACAGTTATAGTACTGACGAGACTATGGTTGGATATTTGGCCCAAATCTTGGTTTTGCTTGCCATTTTGCACATCTTCGATGGAATTCAATCTATTCTCTCAG GTATCACAAGAGGATGTGGAAGGCAGAAGATTGGTGCTTTTATTAACTTGGGAGCTTATTACCTTGTGGGCATTCCTACGTCTATCTTTTTAGCATTCTTTCTAGGCATTGGAGGAAAG GGGCTGTGGATGGGAATAATGGTGGCAGTGTTTTTACAAGCTCTATTTCTTGGGATCTTGATTCTATCCACCAATTGGGATAGTGAA GTTAAGAAGGCGGCCGATAGAGTTACGAGTTTCATGCCAGAAAATCTATTAGAATGA
- the LOC107992287 gene encoding aspartic proteinase-like isoform X2 — protein sequence MYLGYFWGRWFLNAFPVAPFAEAKDFIEATREPSLTFVLAQFDGILGLGFKEISVGDAVPVWYNMVDQNLVKEPVFSFWFNRNADEEQGGEIVFGGVDPDHYKGEHTYVPVTKKGYWQFDMGDVLINGSTTGFCSGGCSALIFVLVKTEQIS from the exons ATGTACCTAGGCTATTTTTGGGGCAGATGGTTCTTGAATGCATTTCCAGTAGCACCTTTTGCTGAGGCTAAG GATTTTATCGAGGCAACTAGGGAACCCAGCCTCACGTTTGTACTTGCCCAATTTGATGGCATATTAGGACTTGGCTTTAAAGAGATCTCGGTTGGAGATGCAGTGCCTGTATG GTACAACATGGTTGATCAAAACCTTGTGAAGGAACCTGTTTTCTCTTTTTGGTTTAATCGAAATGCAGATGAGGAACAAGGTGGTGAAATTGTCTTTGGTGGTGTGGATCCTGATCACTACAAGGGGGAACATACATATGTTCCAGTTACTAAAAAGGGATATTGGCAG TTTGATATGGGTGATGTCCTGATCAATGGCAGTACGACTG GATTTTGTTCTGGTGGTTGCTCAGCGTTAATTTTTGTTCTAGTAAAG ACTGAACAAATATCTTGA
- the LOC107992287 gene encoding aspartic proteinase-like isoform X3, whose protein sequence is MRRAKEPDAGSEGKKLVDFIEATREPSLTFVLAQFDGILGLGFKEISVGDAVPVWYNMVDQNLVKEPVFSFWFNRNADEEQGGEIVFGGVDPDHYKGEHTYVPVTKKGYWQFDMGDVLINGSTTGFCSGGCSALIFVLVKTEQIS, encoded by the exons ATGAGGAGAGCAAAAGAACCAGATGCAGGATCAGAGGGAAAGAAATTAGTG GATTTTATCGAGGCAACTAGGGAACCCAGCCTCACGTTTGTACTTGCCCAATTTGATGGCATATTAGGACTTGGCTTTAAAGAGATCTCGGTTGGAGATGCAGTGCCTGTATG GTACAACATGGTTGATCAAAACCTTGTGAAGGAACCTGTTTTCTCTTTTTGGTTTAATCGAAATGCAGATGAGGAACAAGGTGGTGAAATTGTCTTTGGTGGTGTGGATCCTGATCACTACAAGGGGGAACATACATATGTTCCAGTTACTAAAAAGGGATATTGGCAG TTTGATATGGGTGATGTCCTGATCAATGGCAGTACGACTG GATTTTGTTCTGGTGGTTGCTCAGCGTTAATTTTTGTTCTAGTAAAG ACTGAACAAATATCTTGA
- the LOC103493248 gene encoding protein DETOXIFICATION 16-like isoform X1, translated as MEEEEQTKKQISDLNSPFIPPRHHDGRSFTRDEIWEEVKRQLRLAGPLVTVNVLISCLQMISVMFVGHLGQLPLAGASMATSFASVTGFSLLNGMGSALETFCGQSYGAKQYHMLGIHLQRAMVVLLLVSFPLAVVWFNAGDILRLLGQDSEIAAEAGRYARCMIPSIFAFAIQLSHVRFLQAQNNVLPMTVIAAATAVLHCFVCWGLVFRSGLGNRGAALANAMSYWINAVALAVYVRVSPSCRRTWTGFSSEAFRGIFNFLKLSIPSALMLSLEIWSFEMVVLLSGLLPNPKLETSVLSISLNTAYMIYMIPLGISGAVSTRVSNELGARRSMAAILAGRVAMGMVATEGTMAAIIIIVGRRLWGYSYSTDETMVGYLAQILVLLAILHIFDGIQSILSGITRGCGRQKIGAFINLGAYYLVGIPTSIFLAFFLGIGGKGLWMGIMVAVFLQALFLGILILSTNWDSEVKKAADRVTSFMPENLLE; from the exons atggaagaagaagagcagACGAAGAAGCAGATCAGTGATCTGAATTCTCCATTCATTCCGCCGAGACACCACGATGGCAGATCTTTTACGAGGGATGAGATATGGGAGGAGGTGAAGAGGCAGCTCCGATTAGCCGGGCCACTGGTGACAGTGAACGTGTTGATAAGCTGTTTGCAAATGATATCGGTCATGTTCGTGGGGCATCTGGGGCAGCTTCCTCTCGCCGGAGCTTCCATGGCTACTTCCTTTGCTTCTGTCACTGGTTTCAGTCTCCTC AATGGAATGGGCAGTGCATTAGAGACATTCTGTGGGCAATCATATGGAGCAAAACAATACCATATGCTTGGAATTCACTTGCAAAGAGCCATGGTTGTTCTTCTTCTCGTCAGTTTCCCGCTCGCCGTTGTATGGTTCAATGCCGGCGACATTCTTCGGCTGCTTGGCCAAGATTCCGAGATCGCAGCGGAGGCTGGCCGGTATGCTCGTTGCATGATTCCCAGCATTTTCGCCTTTGCCATTCAACTGTCCCATGTTCGTTTCTTGCAGGCCCAGAACAATGTTCTTCCTATGACAGTCATTGCCGCCGCCACCGCGGTGCTCCACTGCTTTGTGTGTTGGGGTTTGGTTTTCCGCTCCGGGTTGGGGAACCGAGGAGCAGCATTGGCCAATGCTATGTCTTACTGGATAAATGCAGTGGCATTGGCGGTTTATGTTAGAGTTTCGCCGTCGTGCCGGAGGACGTGGACTGGATTTTCCAGCGAGGCGTTTCGTGGGATCTTCAACTTCCTTAAACTCTCTATTCCTTCTGCTCTCATGCTCAG TTTGGAGATATGGTCATTTGAGATGGTGGTTTTGTTATCGGGCCTTCTTCCAAATCCAAAGCTTGAAACTTCTGTTCTATCAATCAG CCTCAATACAGCTTACATGATTTACATGATACCCCTTGGAATCAGTGGTGCAGTGAG CACAAGAGTTTCGAATGAACTTGGAGCAAGGAGGTCAATGGCGGCTATCTTAGCAGGACGTGTTGCAATGGGGATGGTGGCAACAGAAGGCACCATGGCTGCTATTATCATCATCGTGGGCAGAAGATTATGGGGTTACAGTTATAGTACTGACGAGACTATGGTTGGATATTTGGCCCAAATCTTGGTTTTGCTTGCCATTTTGCACATCTTCGATGGAATTCAATCTATTCTCTCAG GTATCACAAGAGGATGTGGAAGGCAGAAGATTGGTGCTTTTATTAACTTGGGAGCTTATTACCTTGTGGGCATTCCTACGTCTATCTTTTTAGCATTCTTTCTAGGCATTGGAGGAAAG GGGCTGTGGATGGGAATAATGGTGGCAGTGTTTTTACAAGCTCTATTTCTTGGGATCTTGATTCTATCCACCAATTGGGATAGTGAA GTTAAGAAGGCGGCCGATAGAGTTACGAGTTTCATGCCAGAAAATCTATTAGAATGA